The following proteins come from a genomic window of Bradyrhizobium paxllaeri:
- a CDS encoding FAD-binding protein, with amino-acid sequence MRKFSQKFKTGASVVAVVVVLLGVYSYRKLAALAADPTGEKDCGPAVGGGEQAKIDLERIKAIAPLKDVKWSQLGGSINDASCLSKTEIYGVVDVRSVDDIAKTLAFARDNKLSVTTAGVRHSMGGQAFRKGGIVLDMRGFNKIVLNESSRSVTVQPGATWHDIQNVLHPRFAVRAMQSTDIFTVGGSISVNAHGMDHQAGALAKSIKSMKVMLADGSLQTVSATENVDLFNLVVGGYGLFGVIVEAELDIADNLVYQTGRRMMDYKEFPALFAKAIEKDGNIGLMYGHLSTAPSSFLKELLLYTYTKVDGTDFKRQPLGEVSGTKLRRLTINLSKQGALFQEMKWLSEKHIEHRMENCTVTRAQAIGSAEACLVNRNDPMHDSVPYLRNSLPDDTDILHEYFIPRSQFVSFVDGMRKVLTDNKTNLLNASVRVVHQENNFLTYSPEPAFSLVLYINQTTDDEGNRRMKKATEELIDLTIAHKGRFFLPYQLYYSKDQLQRSYPQINDFFAAKRKYDPSELFTNTFYQKYAS; translated from the coding sequence ATGCGAAAATTTTCACAAAAGTTCAAAACCGGCGCGTCGGTCGTTGCCGTGGTCGTCGTGCTGCTCGGCGTTTACAGCTATCGCAAGCTTGCCGCGCTGGCGGCCGATCCCACCGGGGAAAAAGACTGCGGCCCGGCGGTCGGCGGCGGCGAGCAGGCGAAAATCGATCTGGAGCGGATCAAGGCGATTGCGCCGCTCAAGGACGTGAAATGGTCGCAGCTCGGCGGCAGCATCAATGATGCGAGCTGTCTCAGCAAAACCGAGATCTACGGCGTGGTCGACGTCCGCAGCGTTGACGATATCGCCAAGACGCTGGCCTTTGCGCGCGACAACAAGCTTTCCGTTACCACTGCCGGAGTCCGCCACAGCATGGGCGGGCAGGCCTTCCGCAAGGGCGGCATCGTGCTCGACATGCGCGGCTTCAACAAGATCGTGCTCAATGAGAGTTCGCGATCGGTCACGGTACAGCCGGGCGCAACCTGGCACGACATCCAGAACGTGCTGCATCCGCGCTTTGCGGTTCGCGCCATGCAGTCGACCGACATCTTCACCGTCGGCGGCTCGATCTCGGTCAACGCCCACGGCATGGATCATCAGGCCGGCGCGCTTGCGAAGTCGATCAAGTCGATGAAGGTGATGCTGGCCGATGGTTCGCTGCAGACGGTGTCGGCGACCGAGAACGTGGACCTGTTCAACCTCGTGGTTGGCGGCTACGGCCTGTTCGGCGTCATTGTCGAGGCCGAACTGGATATTGCCGATAACCTGGTCTACCAGACCGGCCGCCGCATGATGGACTACAAGGAATTCCCGGCGCTGTTCGCCAAGGCGATCGAGAAGGACGGCAATATCGGCCTGATGTATGGCCACCTCTCGACCGCACCAAGTTCGTTTCTGAAGGAGCTGCTGCTGTACACCTACACCAAGGTCGACGGTACCGATTTCAAGCGCCAGCCGCTCGGCGAGGTCTCAGGCACCAAATTGCGGCGGCTCACCATCAACCTGTCCAAGCAGGGCGCGCTGTTTCAGGAAATGAAATGGCTGTCGGAGAAGCACATCGAGCATCGCATGGAAAACTGCACGGTGACGCGGGCGCAGGCGATCGGTTCGGCGGAGGCCTGTCTCGTCAACCGCAACGACCCGATGCACGATTCCGTGCCTTACTTGCGCAACTCATTGCCTGACGATACCGACATCCTGCACGAATACTTCATCCCGCGCAGCCAGTTCGTCTCGTTTGTCGACGGGATGCGCAAGGTGCTGACCGACAACAAGACCAATCTCCTCAACGCGTCGGTGCGCGTCGTGCATCAGGAGAACAATTTCCTGACCTATTCTCCGGAGCCGGCATTCTCGCTGGTGCTCTACATCAACCAGACCACGGACGATGAGGGCAACCGGCGGATGAAGAAGGCGACCGAAGAGCTGATCGACCTCACCATCGCCCACAAGGGGCGGTTCTTCCTGCCGTACCAGCTCTATTATTCGAAGGATCAGTTGCAGCGCTCCTATCCTCAGATCAACGACTTCTTCGCGGCGAAGCGGAAATATGATCCGAGCGAGCTGTTCACGAATACGTTTTATCAGAAGTACGCGTCGTAG
- a CDS encoding amidohydrolase family protein, with protein MLTRRSMMLASIAAGVMMNDRTASAKAAQPATPVNFDVPAGACDCHTHIHPDPEKFPFFSGRVYTPELASPEEMTALHKALRMERVVIVTPSIYGTDNSATLFGMAARGPTARGVAVIDDKTSESDLDLMGKAGIRGVRLNLATGGVNDPNVARPRFTTAVERMRARGWHVQIYTNPAMISAVKDLVMASPVPVVFDHFGGAQAALGVEQPGFADLVELVKSGKAYVKISGAYRSSKLGPDYTDCIPLAKALIGANPDRIVWGTDWPHPDSVTPAGKKVTDVTPLFQIDDGKLLNQLPVWAPDAAIRKKILVDNPARLYGF; from the coding sequence ATGCTGACGCGACGCAGTATGATGCTTGCCTCCATCGCAGCCGGAGTAATGATGAACGACAGAACCGCCTCTGCCAAAGCGGCGCAGCCCGCCACGCCGGTGAATTTCGACGTTCCCGCGGGCGCCTGCGACTGCCATACCCACATTCACCCCGATCCCGAAAAATTCCCGTTCTTCTCCGGCCGCGTCTATACGCCCGAACTGGCCTCGCCCGAGGAAATGACGGCGCTGCACAAGGCGCTGCGCATGGAGCGCGTGGTGATCGTCACGCCCTCGATCTACGGCACCGACAATTCGGCGACGCTGTTCGGCATGGCGGCGCGGGGACCGACCGCGCGCGGGGTTGCCGTGATCGACGACAAGACGTCCGAGAGCGATCTCGATCTCATGGGCAAGGCCGGCATTCGCGGCGTCCGCCTCAACCTCGCAACCGGCGGCGTCAACGATCCGAACGTCGCGCGGCCACGGTTTACGACCGCCGTCGAGCGCATGAGGGCGCGCGGCTGGCATGTGCAGATCTATACCAACCCGGCGATGATATCAGCAGTCAAGGATCTCGTCATGGCTTCGCCGGTGCCTGTCGTATTTGACCATTTCGGCGGCGCCCAGGCGGCGCTTGGCGTCGAACAACCCGGGTTTGCCGATCTCGTGGAGCTCGTCAAATCGGGCAAGGCCTATGTGAAGATTTCCGGCGCCTATCGCTCCTCGAAACTCGGCCCCGACTACACCGACTGCATCCCGCTCGCCAAGGCGTTGATCGGAGCCAATCCCGACCGCATCGTCTGGGGCACCGACTGGCCGCATCCGGATTCGGTTACGCCGGCCGGCAAGAAGGTCACCGACGTCACGCCGCTGTTCCAGATCGACGACGGAAAGCTGTTGAACCAGCTTCCGGTGTGGGCGCCGGACGCGGCGATCCGCAAGAAGATCCTGGTCGACAACCCGGCGCGGCTCTACGGGTTCTGA